In the Haloferula helveola genome, one interval contains:
- a CDS encoding PQQ-binding-like beta-propeller repeat protein, whose amino-acid sequence MKFPLLLALLPMLAPAADWPHFLGPDRNAVSGETGLVRSFPEEGPPILWEKELEVGFGGCAVVGDEVFIIDRVRSESDLLLCLDAATGKEKWRFENPAEGEPPFPGSRSVPTVEEDAVYFVNAFGRVFRIDRKSHKAVWDVKLDERYDGATPKWGWAQPALVVGDVLIVTPFGEKIGTVGLDKKTGEEIWKSGPIGDSHSSPTVLEFGGEKQVVIISVTDKDGKGGLVTSYRPTDGTVLWQTDLYYNKIPIPIATKVGKDRLFVTGGYDCGSKMLKVENSGDEYKLTELWSADKGSQVHPAFEIDEHLYFLANENSNHKVKSRRQTGGLSCWTLDGKELWNTGDEPFMGRGGMVHADGMLIIQDGENGVLRLVDPSPKGFSMLAEANVFGSDLRKRFDLKYWSPPALSDGRLYMRGQDRLLCIDLRKK is encoded by the coding sequence ATGAAGTTCCCACTCCTCCTCGCCCTCTTGCCCATGCTCGCCCCGGCGGCGGACTGGCCGCATTTCCTCGGACCCGACCGCAATGCCGTGTCCGGCGAAACGGGTCTCGTCCGCAGCTTCCCCGAAGAGGGTCCGCCGATCCTTTGGGAAAAGGAACTCGAGGTCGGCTTCGGCGGCTGCGCGGTGGTCGGCGACGAGGTCTTCATCATCGACCGCGTCCGCAGCGAGTCGGACCTGCTCCTCTGCCTCGACGCCGCGACCGGCAAGGAGAAGTGGCGCTTCGAGAATCCCGCCGAGGGCGAACCGCCCTTCCCCGGCTCGCGCAGCGTGCCGACCGTCGAGGAAGACGCCGTGTATTTCGTCAACGCATTCGGCCGGGTCTTCCGGATCGATCGCAAAAGCCACAAGGCCGTCTGGGACGTGAAGCTCGACGAGCGCTACGACGGCGCCACCCCGAAGTGGGGCTGGGCGCAGCCCGCCCTGGTCGTCGGCGACGTGCTCATCGTGACGCCGTTTGGCGAGAAGATCGGCACGGTCGGACTCGACAAGAAGACCGGCGAGGAGATTTGGAAGAGCGGGCCGATCGGCGACTCGCATTCCTCGCCCACCGTGCTCGAATTTGGCGGCGAGAAGCAGGTCGTGATCATCTCGGTGACCGACAAGGACGGCAAAGGCGGTCTGGTCACCAGCTACCGGCCGACCGATGGCACGGTCCTGTGGCAGACCGACCTCTACTACAACAAGATCCCGATCCCGATCGCGACCAAGGTCGGCAAGGACCGGCTCTTCGTCACCGGCGGCTACGACTGCGGCTCGAAGATGCTCAAGGTCGAGAACAGCGGTGACGAATACAAGCTCACCGAGCTCTGGTCGGCCGACAAGGGCTCGCAGGTGCATCCGGCCTTCGAGATCGACGAGCACCTCTACTTCCTCGCCAACGAGAACTCGAATCACAAGGTGAAGAGCCGTCGCCAGACCGGCGGGCTCAGCTGCTGGACCCTCGACGGCAAGGAGCTGTGGAACACCGGAGACGAACCGTTCATGGGCCGCGGCGGCATGGTTCACGCGGACGGGATGCTGATCATCCAGGACGGGGAAAACGGAGTGCTGCGACTCGTCGATCCGTCCCCGAAAGGTTTCAGCATGCTGGCCGAAGCCAATGTCTTCGGCTCGGACCTGCGCAAGCGGTTCGACCTCAAGTACTGGAGCCCGCCGGCGCTGAGCGACGGTCGCCTCTACATGCGCGGCCAGGACCGGCTGCTCTGCATCGATCTGCGGAAGAAGTGA
- a CDS encoding FAD-dependent oxidoreductase, with the protein MGIRSAVVGIAILLGGGAGASVVWQEAESFAETGGWANDPQHIDTMGSPYLLATGLGEPVADAVTEVEIPEDGNYRLWVRCRDWFPSHSPGTFRVSVNGKEDETLFGKAADDSWQWIEGETFELAKGPCELRLADRTGWWGRVDALVLASDGYLPPNQPDDLNDARIRFNGVSTEVLDKGEFDLVVVGGGSSGLGAAIAAARGGIKVAFVQDRPVLGGNASDEIQVPPMGWIGTPPDQINVTGLTEELFPIQGWSNNADSEFLEEKVRAETNISLFLNTRGIGVEMASANRIAAVIGIDVRTGQRMRFRAPLFVDTTGHGWIGHYAGADYSHGTEARSEFNESLAPVEANNHTMGNSLYKAVTKRMDGPVPFKTPAWAYQWTSPDDFERTVPRIKKPIRHEAFDQATKGPGRPVKEVAGSRAWFVEYGGTGDTIEDAEKIRDELFRIHLGIWGYQKNHETPARFPNHKLVWLNYVPGVRESRRLMGDYIMTQRDFDGQVEHKDNVAFTDWGIDDHHPHGYFTKGIDVLHVYHGRRVSIPYRSLYSRNIDNLFMAGRCMSASHVALGGVRVQRPMMATGEVVGTAAAIANKHGSSPRGVYEEHLRELQQTLLRNGCYIVGVRNEDPSDLARLAKVSQPEITNGWNRESEGLPQGADWLPARPITLEWETLKTIREVHLSLNELLFRAEIVVEAKGGDGWVAVGERTMERDRIHRRQVFQFEPVKTTALRLRLLRKDRNLRLCEVRVYE; encoded by the coding sequence GTGGGCATTCGATCGGCAGTTGTCGGCATCGCGATTCTCCTCGGCGGGGGAGCAGGGGCGAGTGTGGTCTGGCAGGAGGCGGAGTCGTTTGCGGAGACCGGCGGATGGGCGAACGATCCGCAGCACATCGATACGATGGGCTCGCCGTATCTGCTCGCGACCGGACTCGGTGAGCCGGTGGCGGATGCGGTGACGGAGGTCGAGATTCCGGAAGACGGAAACTATCGTCTCTGGGTCCGCTGCCGGGACTGGTTTCCGTCGCATTCGCCGGGAACGTTCCGGGTGTCGGTGAACGGCAAGGAGGACGAGACCCTGTTCGGCAAGGCGGCGGACGATTCGTGGCAGTGGATCGAGGGAGAAACCTTCGAGTTGGCGAAGGGCCCGTGCGAACTCCGCTTGGCCGACCGGACCGGTTGGTGGGGACGCGTGGATGCGCTGGTGCTGGCGAGCGACGGCTACCTCCCGCCGAACCAGCCCGATGATCTCAACGATGCGCGGATCCGGTTCAATGGCGTGAGCACGGAGGTGCTGGACAAGGGCGAGTTCGATCTGGTGGTCGTCGGTGGTGGGTCATCCGGGCTTGGCGCAGCTATCGCCGCTGCCCGTGGTGGCATCAAGGTGGCATTCGTCCAGGACCGGCCGGTGCTTGGCGGAAACGCTTCCGACGAGATTCAGGTGCCGCCGATGGGGTGGATCGGTACTCCGCCCGATCAGATCAATGTGACCGGACTCACTGAGGAATTGTTCCCGATCCAGGGTTGGAGCAACAATGCCGATTCGGAATTCCTTGAGGAGAAGGTCCGCGCCGAGACGAACATCTCGCTCTTTCTCAACACGCGCGGCATCGGTGTCGAGATGGCATCGGCCAACCGGATTGCGGCCGTGATCGGGATCGATGTCCGGACGGGCCAGCGCATGCGTTTCCGGGCGCCTCTGTTCGTCGACACCACCGGTCATGGATGGATCGGTCATTACGCGGGTGCCGATTACAGCCACGGGACCGAGGCCCGCTCGGAATTCAACGAGTCGCTGGCACCGGTCGAGGCCAACAACCACACGATGGGCAACAGCCTCTACAAGGCGGTGACGAAGCGAATGGACGGCCCCGTTCCATTCAAAACCCCGGCGTGGGCCTACCAATGGACCTCGCCGGACGACTTCGAGAGAACGGTGCCGAGGATCAAGAAGCCCATTCGTCACGAGGCCTTCGACCAAGCGACGAAGGGTCCCGGGAGACCGGTCAAGGAGGTCGCCGGCTCGCGCGCATGGTTCGTCGAGTATGGCGGCACCGGCGACACGATCGAGGATGCGGAGAAGATCCGCGACGAGCTCTTCCGCATCCATCTCGGGATCTGGGGATATCAGAAGAACCATGAGACGCCGGCGCGTTTCCCGAACCACAAGCTCGTGTGGCTGAACTACGTCCCGGGCGTCCGGGAAAGCCGTCGGCTGATGGGCGACTACATCATGACCCAGCGCGATTTCGACGGGCAGGTCGAGCACAAGGACAACGTCGCGTTCACCGACTGGGGCATCGATGACCACCATCCGCACGGTTACTTCACCAAGGGGATCGACGTGCTCCATGTCTATCATGGCCGGCGGGTCAGCATTCCCTACCGCAGTCTCTATTCGAGGAACATCGACAACCTGTTCATGGCGGGACGGTGCATGAGTGCCAGCCATGTGGCTCTCGGAGGGGTGCGTGTGCAGCGGCCGATGATGGCGACCGGCGAAGTTGTGGGGACAGCCGCCGCGATCGCGAACAAGCACGGGAGTTCACCCCGCGGTGTTTACGAGGAGCATCTGAGAGAACTGCAGCAAACTCTCCTGCGCAACGGGTGCTACATCGTCGGAGTGAGGAACGAGGATCCGTCCGACCTCGCGCGTTTGGCGAAGGTTTCCCAACCGGAGATCACCAACGGCTGGAATCGCGAGTCCGAAGGGCTGCCGCAAGGCGCGGACTGGCTGCCGGCCCGCCCGATCACGCTCGAGTGGGAGACGCTGAAAACGATCCGTGAGGTCCACCTGAGTCTGAACGAACTGCTCTTCCGCGCGGAGATCGTCGTCGAAGCGAAAGGCGGGGATGGGTGGGTAGCGGTGGGAGAGCGAACGATGGAACGGGACCGCATCCACCGCCGTCAGGTCTTCCAGTTCGAACCGGTGAAAACCACCGCTCTCCGGCTGCGCCTGCTGCGAAAGGACCGCAACCTCCGCCTGTGCGAGGTGCGGGTGTATGAGTAG
- a CDS encoding sialate O-acetylesterase gives MEKNTRRRSIATTLAGLAFAAAPIASAESKAWDNDPDGVKVFILAGQSNMVGYGKTEDGGNPEWEKGKKDVPKEIKGGVRCLREMAINDANYPEYDYASLLEDPSQPQTSAWKTRSDVKLWWRHGGSGKLGGQIRKGDLGPLTSTGNWFGPEYGFGQIIGDYYKDDEVLIIKTAWGGRALASDFRSPSMVKHRGGEVGPFYKAIFDYSHEVLDKLGEEFPEWKGKGYQIVGFAWHQGFNDRVSKEFAPEYKDNLPDFIADVRTEFGNPDLPFVIASTGMGNAGPVEEPPYEGYTAVEKAQLWATGVGKPAKVLSIDTRPFWSDPKDSPSTMGHHWNHSAESYFLIGKSLADRMVTLLEE, from the coding sequence ATGGAAAAGAACACGAGACGGCGCTCCATCGCCACGACACTCGCGGGCCTCGCTTTTGCCGCAGCACCCATCGCATCTGCTGAGTCGAAGGCATGGGACAACGACCCCGATGGCGTGAAGGTCTTCATCCTCGCCGGTCAGTCGAACATGGTCGGTTACGGCAAAACCGAGGACGGCGGCAACCCCGAGTGGGAAAAGGGCAAGAAGGACGTCCCAAAGGAGATCAAAGGTGGCGTGCGCTGTTTGCGCGAGATGGCGATCAACGATGCCAACTATCCCGAGTACGATTACGCCTCGCTGCTGGAAGACCCGAGCCAGCCGCAGACCAGTGCCTGGAAGACCCGCTCCGACGTCAAACTGTGGTGGCGACACGGCGGCTCGGGCAAGTTGGGCGGCCAGATCCGCAAGGGAGATCTCGGCCCCTTGACCAGCACCGGCAACTGGTTCGGCCCGGAGTATGGCTTCGGGCAGATCATCGGCGACTACTACAAGGACGACGAAGTGCTCATCATCAAGACCGCGTGGGGCGGCCGGGCATTGGCATCCGACTTCCGTTCGCCGAGTATGGTGAAGCATCGCGGTGGGGAAGTCGGGCCCTTCTATAAAGCGATCTTCGATTACTCCCATGAGGTGCTCGACAAGCTCGGCGAGGAATTTCCCGAATGGAAAGGCAAAGGCTACCAGATCGTCGGTTTCGCCTGGCACCAGGGTTTCAACGACCGGGTCAGCAAGGAGTTCGCGCCCGAGTACAAGGACAACCTCCCCGACTTCATCGCGGACGTTCGCACGGAGTTCGGCAACCCGGACCTGCCCTTCGTCATCGCTTCGACCGGCATGGGCAACGCGGGTCCGGTCGAAGAGCCGCCCTACGAAGGCTATACCGCGGTCGAGAAGGCCCAACTGTGGGCCACCGGCGTCGGCAAGCCGGCCAAGGTTCTGTCGATCGACACCCGTCCTTTCTGGTCCGATCCCAAGGACTCGCCCAGCACCATGGGCCATCACTGGAACCACAGCGCCGAGAGCTACTTCCTCATCGGCAAGTCACTGGCCGACCGGATGGTCACGCTGCTTGAGGAGTGA
- a CDS encoding autotransporter-associated beta strand repeat-containing protein — protein MRVSPPIRSGAVLLSMWLLPWTVGATGFVWTGGNGQDWDDSGNWDLLSGFPGSGDTAAFDASASGFSVNLNGGQFADTLDFSGSGAYAVGGGSLNLTIGDIGVASAAVTHSFTGDIDIAGDGFSTFCTWSIGAGATFDLSGQLSTQSLVIKQGDGTLRLSNPGNSFPLGMNFEGGTLSVSGPGATPLFLNMGDNTTLDVTAAHTNSTGFSIGSTTIHNDVDFTVSGPVADYFAAPTGGNLIKTGSGKLTLSNASNSYTMGTNVFGGVLSIGADGALGSSFAPVFMENGTTLEVTAPQSTNRTYYVGNTTFHSDFDFTLNSGLAENFAAVGPFVLTKTGSGSLVLNAAGSFSGLISMQQNTLVLGGAGPFPASIDLSDATLEVDFAQSGNGPVSIYGVCSIQTDADFQLNSQIFSFAPFPVLKKIGPASLTLAEAGNYSGETQVLAGTLLANNLFGSATGASDVTVFDGATLGGTGAVGGGLVTVNPGAKIAPGASVGALTVSGALAMSSGSELEMEIDGTPANQHDVLQVNGSVQLGGALLLDLGYAPTIGDSFVIIENDGADPVVGTFSDGAAVSATFGGGTHFFLIDYSAGDGNDVGLAAVSGFDHAVALTGLTGPDAGPDAIPFGDGVPNLLKYAFGMDLSGSDAHRLIPGSGFSGLPAIDVEISVGGGIFRVEFVRRVGGELDYAARKSPDLSSPVWTDLTDTPTVTPIGSDYERVVYEEPFDLLSDPRGFVRVEVSLN, from the coding sequence ATGAGAGTTTCCCCCCCAATCCGCTCCGGTGCCGTCCTGCTCAGCATGTGGTTGTTGCCTTGGACGGTGGGCGCGACCGGTTTTGTGTGGACCGGCGGGAACGGCCAGGATTGGGATGACTCGGGAAATTGGGATCTGCTTTCGGGTTTTCCCGGGTCCGGTGACACCGCCGCCTTCGATGCTTCGGCGAGCGGGTTTTCGGTGAACCTCAATGGCGGGCAGTTTGCCGATACGCTCGATTTCTCGGGGTCCGGTGCTTATGCGGTCGGAGGAGGTTCTCTGAATCTGACGATCGGGGACATCGGGGTTGCATCGGCCGCCGTGACCCACTCGTTCACCGGAGATATCGACATCGCGGGTGACGGGTTCTCCACGTTCTGCACGTGGTCGATCGGAGCGGGCGCCACCTTCGATCTTTCGGGCCAGCTTTCGACCCAGAGCCTCGTCATCAAGCAAGGCGACGGGACCCTCCGGCTCTCCAATCCAGGCAACAGTTTTCCTCTGGGGATGAACTTCGAGGGCGGGACGCTCTCGGTCAGCGGTCCCGGTGCGACGCCGCTGTTCCTCAATATGGGTGACAACACCACGCTCGATGTCACTGCCGCGCACACCAACAGCACCGGGTTCTCCATCGGGAGCACAACCATTCACAACGATGTCGACTTCACGGTCAGCGGACCGGTCGCCGACTATTTCGCCGCGCCGACGGGCGGGAACCTGATCAAGACCGGAAGCGGCAAGCTGACGCTGTCGAATGCCTCCAACAGCTACACGATGGGCACGAACGTGTTCGGAGGGGTGCTGTCGATCGGTGCCGACGGGGCCCTCGGTTCGAGTTTCGCCCCGGTCTTCATGGAAAACGGAACGACCCTTGAGGTGACGGCGCCGCAATCGACGAACCGCACCTACTACGTCGGGAATACCACCTTCCACAGCGACTTTGACTTCACCTTGAACTCCGGCCTTGCCGAGAATTTCGCGGCCGTGGGACCGTTCGTGCTGACCAAGACGGGATCCGGAAGTCTGGTTCTCAATGCCGCAGGCAGTTTCTCGGGTCTGATCAGCATGCAACAGAACACGCTCGTGCTCGGAGGAGCGGGGCCCTTCCCGGCCAGCATCGACCTGTCCGACGCGACTCTCGAGGTCGACTTCGCGCAGTCGGGCAACGGCCCCGTAAGCATCTACGGTGTCTGTAGTATCCAAACTGATGCGGATTTCCAACTGAACTCCCAGATCTTCAGTTTCGCTCCGTTCCCCGTGCTCAAGAAGATCGGTCCGGCGTCGCTGACCCTGGCCGAGGCGGGCAACTACTCCGGCGAGACCCAGGTGCTTGCCGGCACCCTGCTGGCGAACAACCTGTTCGGTTCGGCGACGGGTGCCAGCGATGTCACGGTGTTCGACGGTGCGACCCTTGGCGGAACGGGAGCCGTCGGCGGCGGTTTGGTGACCGTCAACCCGGGAGCGAAGATCGCACCGGGTGCGAGCGTCGGAGCGCTGACGGTTTCGGGTGCCCTCGCAATGTCGTCAGGCAGCGAACTCGAGATGGAAATCGACGGAACTCCCGCCAACCAGCACGACGTCCTTCAGGTCAACGGATCGGTGCAACTGGGAGGTGCCCTGCTATTGGATCTCGGCTACGCGCCCACGATTGGCGACAGCTTCGTGATCATCGAGAATGACGGTGCCGACCCGGTCGTCGGGACTTTTTCGGACGGGGCGGCGGTAAGCGCGACCTTTGGCGGTGGCACCCATTTCTTTCTTATCGATTACTCCGCGGGAGACGGCAACGACGTCGGGCTTGCCGCAGTCAGCGGCTTCGACCATGCCGTGGCTCTTACCGGTCTGACCGGTCCGGATGCCGGCCCCGATGCGATACCTTTCGGCGACGGGGTTCCGAACCTTCTGAAGTATGCGTTCGGGATGGACCTCTCCGGATCCGATGCCCATCGCCTGATCCCGGGATCGGGCTTCAGCGGGCTCCCGGCCATCGATGTCGAGATCTCCGTGGGCGGTGGCATTTTCCGGGTGGAGTTCGTGCGGCGGGTCGGGGGAGAACTCGACTATGCGGCGAGAAAGAGTCCGGACCTGTCGTCGCCGGTATGGACCGACCTGACCGACACTCCCACCGTCACGCCGATCGGCTCGGACTACGAGCGGGTCGTGTATGAGGAACCGTTCGACCTCCTGTCGGACCCCCGGGGCTTCGTGCGTGTCGAGGTCAGCCTGAATTGA
- a CDS encoding LamG domain-containing protein, giving the protein MKNPLFSGFRNPLAPCFSALALLFAGHAQSALIVHYDFNSEATLLTDSAGTRDLVELDDNGGSTSPVFVSTVTASNGTREGVVRFAGNVNTNDPFTYLQNNDGAFTLSSFTVAYWVRTDSSNQGGFKGIFTSGNSGEMQFDNHNGVYRGITDAGTVNFTETVPINRWDHIALTYDGTTTRWYYNGAEVANSPVAGNPDNSFQLIRLGGNRNLDNSFNGDMDDFRIYDNALSAGEIAGLAAIPEPSVALLACLGLAAVVRRRR; this is encoded by the coding sequence GTGAAAAACCCGCTATTCTCCGGATTCAGGAACCCGCTGGCACCGTGCTTTTCGGCGCTGGCGCTCCTGTTTGCGGGCCATGCGCAGTCCGCGCTGATCGTGCACTACGATTTTAATTCGGAGGCGACACTGCTCACGGACTCGGCGGGCACCCGCGATCTGGTGGAACTGGACGACAATGGGGGCAGCACCTCGCCCGTCTTCGTTTCAACCGTCACAGCAAGCAACGGCACCCGGGAAGGAGTGGTACGCTTCGCGGGAAACGTGAATACGAACGACCCCTTCACCTATCTGCAGAACAACGACGGCGCCTTCACGCTGAGCAGTTTCACGGTTGCCTACTGGGTCCGCACCGATTCGAGCAATCAGGGGGGATTCAAGGGGATCTTCACGTCGGGGAATTCCGGCGAGATGCAGTTCGACAATCACAACGGCGTCTACCGGGGCATCACCGATGCCGGAACCGTGAACTTCACCGAAACCGTGCCCATCAACCGGTGGGACCACATCGCGCTGACTTATGACGGTACGACGACCCGCTGGTATTACAACGGTGCGGAGGTTGCCAACTCGCCGGTCGCCGGCAACCCGGACAACAGCTTCCAGTTGATCCGGCTCGGGGGGAACCGCAACCTCGACAATTCCTTCAACGGCGACATGGACGACTTCCGGATCTACGACAACGCGCTCAGCGCGGGCGAGATCGCCGGTCTCGCCGCAATCCCGGAGCCGTCCGTCGCGTTGCTCGCCTGCCTCGGTCTCGCCGCAGTTGTGAGGCGGCGTCGTTGA
- a CDS encoding arylsulfatase, which yields MKSPRVLLLAVLSIVAAPVFAKRSSNAGPHVIVMVADDLGWKDVGYHGSRIKTPHIDRLATNGVRLSQFYVQPVCTPTRGALLTGRYPIRLGLQCGVVRPWAMHGLPLDEQTLPEGLKKAGYSTAIVGKWHLGHHQPEYLPTRRGFDKQYGHYNGAIDYFTHIRDGGHDWHHDDRRNDDEGYATDLIGEEAVRIIAEHDARDSESSLFLYVPFNAPHSPWQAPEDQIARNPGYKEKRRQVYAAMVTSMDDAIGRILEAAAKHLPEEDTLVFFCSDNGGMNMAGTNGELRGEKGLLYEGGIRVPAIMSWKGKLKPGVVKEPLHIVDLYPTLLGLAGARFEQRKPLDGKNAWPTIAEGKPSPHEFILHNVTPFQGAIRMGDWKLVHNGGVRANANSHDGPEVWELFNIADDPFEKNDLSGEKPEVLSRLRKKLEELKAESAEPHLLPNQAPEGFVVPKVWGQAE from the coding sequence ATGAAATCCCCGAGGGTTCTCCTGCTGGCCGTTCTTTCCATCGTGGCCGCTCCGGTGTTTGCCAAACGATCGTCCAACGCCGGCCCGCATGTCATCGTGATGGTCGCGGATGACCTCGGCTGGAAGGACGTCGGATACCACGGCAGCAGGATCAAGACGCCTCACATCGACCGGCTGGCGACGAACGGGGTCCGGCTCAGCCAGTTTTACGTGCAGCCGGTGTGCACGCCGACCCGCGGCGCGTTGCTGACCGGTCGCTATCCGATCCGGCTGGGGCTGCAGTGCGGTGTGGTCCGCCCGTGGGCGATGCACGGCCTTCCACTCGATGAGCAAACGCTGCCGGAGGGATTGAAGAAGGCAGGCTACTCCACCGCGATCGTCGGCAAGTGGCACCTCGGCCATCACCAGCCCGAGTACCTGCCTACCCGGCGCGGCTTCGACAAACAATACGGCCACTACAACGGCGCCATCGATTACTTCACCCACATCCGCGACGGCGGCCATGACTGGCATCACGATGACCGACGCAACGACGACGAGGGCTATGCCACGGATCTGATCGGTGAGGAAGCGGTGCGGATCATCGCCGAGCACGACGCGCGCGATTCCGAGAGTTCGCTCTTCCTCTACGTTCCCTTCAACGCCCCCCACTCGCCGTGGCAGGCACCCGAAGACCAGATCGCGCGGAATCCGGGATACAAGGAAAAGCGGCGTCAGGTCTATGCGGCGATGGTGACCTCGATGGATGATGCAATCGGGCGGATCCTCGAAGCGGCCGCCAAGCATCTGCCCGAAGAGGATACCCTCGTGTTTTTCTGCTCGGACAACGGCGGCATGAACATGGCGGGAACGAATGGCGAGCTTCGGGGTGAGAAGGGACTTCTCTACGAAGGCGGGATCCGCGTGCCGGCCATCATGTCATGGAAGGGAAAGCTGAAGCCCGGAGTGGTGAAGGAGCCGCTCCACATCGTCGATCTCTACCCGACGCTGCTCGGACTGGCGGGTGCCAGATTCGAGCAACGCAAGCCGCTGGATGGAAAGAACGCGTGGCCGACGATCGCCGAGGGCAAGCCGTCGCCTCACGAGTTCATCCTGCACAACGTGACTCCCTTCCAAGGCGCCATCCGGATGGGCGACTGGAAGCTGGTGCACAACGGAGGCGTGCGGGCCAATGCCAATTCCCACGACGGACCGGAGGTCTGGGAGCTGTTCAATATCGCGGACGATCCGTTCGAGAAAAACGACCTCAGCGGAGAGAAGCCCGAGGTTCTCTCCCGTTTGCGGAAGAAGCTGGAGGAGCTGAAAGCCGAGTCGGCCGAGCCGCACCTGTTGCCGAACCAAGCGCCGGAAGGATTTGTCGTGCCCAAGGTTTGGGGACAGGCGGAGTGA
- a CDS encoding GDSL-type esterase/lipase family protein, with the protein MRRYGWVLVGLATALLGCDGELPEPPQVSDDPAPAGPGFWDPVPECSSTTAPEMIHDDYWRGQFERVNREVAQAEDCQLVFFGDSITKGWTLLAAHGKEVWDERFAKYHPINMGNSGDITPVMLYRITHGNLDFPEGEAPRVAVLLCGTNNYVVKQSDGGKVQWELGMDTPPDEVAQGVRAIAQEFRRRLPDTHVILLGILPVKNAEKWAKCRETNHILTDYNYPPDEVTFLDLEEHFMNADGTLKAGLFTDGTHLTADGYAVMADALLPVIEKNLAQP; encoded by the coding sequence ATGCGGAGATATGGATGGGTGCTGGTGGGACTGGCGACGGCGTTGCTCGGCTGCGATGGGGAACTTCCGGAACCTCCGCAAGTATCCGATGACCCGGCGCCAGCGGGACCAGGGTTCTGGGATCCGGTTCCGGAGTGTTCCAGCACCACCGCGCCCGAGATGATCCATGACGACTACTGGCGGGGTCAGTTCGAAAGGGTCAACCGCGAGGTGGCGCAGGCAGAGGACTGCCAGCTGGTGTTCTTCGGCGACTCGATCACCAAAGGTTGGACGCTGCTCGCCGCCCACGGCAAGGAGGTCTGGGACGAACGGTTCGCGAAGTATCACCCGATCAATATGGGGAACTCCGGCGACATCACGCCCGTCATGCTTTACCGCATCACGCACGGGAACCTCGACTTTCCCGAAGGCGAGGCGCCACGGGTCGCGGTCTTGCTGTGCGGCACCAACAACTACGTCGTCAAGCAGAGCGACGGAGGCAAGGTGCAATGGGAACTCGGGATGGACACCCCGCCCGACGAAGTGGCTCAGGGCGTGCGCGCGATCGCACAGGAGTTCCGTCGCCGCCTGCCGGACACGCACGTGATCCTGCTCGGCATCCTGCCGGTAAAGAACGCCGAGAAGTGGGCCAAGTGCCGGGAGACCAATCACATCCTCACCGATTACAACTATCCGCCTGATGAGGTGACCTTCCTCGATCTGGAAGAGCATTTCATGAATGCCGACGGCACCTTGAAGGCCGGGCTTTTCACGGACGGCACGCACCTGACCGCCGATGGCTACGCGGTCATGGCCGACGCGCTCCTGCCCGTGATCGAGAAGAACCTCGCGCAGCCCTAG